GCAGCGCGTCAGCGATCGCACTGTCCAATTGCAGGAAGCAAATGCTGAATTAGAAGCGTTTGCCTATTCCGTTTCTCACGACCTCCGTGCGCCATTGCGTGCTATGCAGGGTTTCAGTCACGCTTTGTTAGAAGACTATAGCGACTCCTTAGATACCATCGGGCAAGATTATGCCCAGCGCATTATTACGGCTTCTCAGCGCATGGATACCTTAATCCAGGATCTGCTCGACTATAGTCGCCTCAGCCGCACGGAGATCCGTCTCCAGCCGATTTCCCTAGAAACGTTGGTGCTGGAAGTTCTTGCTCAACTAGAGCCAGAACTGCGGCAAAAACAAGTCCAAGTGACAGTAGAACCACCGCTGCCTCAAATCGTTGGGCATCGCACCACCTTGATTCAAGTCTTGACAAATTTGCTAAATAATGCAATAAAATTTATCGCTCCTGGAGTCCAACCGCAGGTGCGAGTATGGGCAGAAGTTAGGGAGAGAGGGGAAGCCGAGGAACAGGGTATTGTAGAGACAAGAGCGATCGCATCTAGAGCCGAAGAGCCAGAGAGTAATCAACCTTCAGCAAGTTCCCAATTTTGGGTACGCTTGTGGATAGAAGACAACGGCATCGGCATTGCTCCAGAACATCAACAACGCATTTTTCGCGTCTTCGAGCGCCTACACGGAATTGAAAGTTACCCCGGCACTGGCATTGGGTTGGCAATTGTGCGGAAAGGGTTAGAACGCATGGGAGGTCATGCCGGAGTCGAGTCGCAAGCTGGTGAGGGAAGCAGATTTTGGATAGACCTGCCCAAGGCTAGAGACGAATGTTGAACGCGTCTAACTATACTATTTTGCTGGTGGAAGACGACTCCAATGACATTTTCCTGATCCAGCGAGCTTTTCGGAAAGCTAACCTGCTTAACCCATTGCAAGTGGTGGAAAATGGGGAGGCAGCCGTGTTTTACCTTGCGGGCGAACCGCCTTACACCGATCGCGATCGCTACCCCCTACCCGTTTTGATCCTGCTAGACCTGAAACTCCCTCGCAAGTCGGGTCTTGAGGTGCTGGAATGGTTACGGCAGCAGCCAGACCTGAAGCGCCTGCCGGTTGTTGTTCTAACTTCCTCCGAGGAAAATCGTGACATCAACCAAGCCTATGACCTGGGAGCCAACTCTTACTTGGTTAAACCAGTTGCTTTTGAAGCGTTGCTGGATATGGTGAAAACACTGAATTCATATTGGCTCATTTTCAACCAGAAGCCAAAATTAGAGGAGAGTTGAAAGTTGGAAAGACTTTGAAAGCTGAAAGCTTAAATCTTCAACCCTTTCAACCTTCCAACTAAATAGCGGATATGAGCCAGACCTTACGTATTTTACTGATCGATGACAACCCTGATGACCGCCTTCTAGCAGCTCGTCAGCTCAGCCGAGCCTTTTCCGATCTCCAAATTCAGGAGATTGCAGAAATCAATGGCTTAAACCAGGCGCTGGCGGCAGATGGCTTCGATGCCGTTGTCACTGACTATCAACTGCGCTGGAGTGATGGTCTACAGGTGTTGCGTGCCGTTAAAGATCGGTATCCTGACTGCCCCGTGGTGATGTTTACCAATACAGGCAGCGAAGAGATTGCTGTAGAAGCGATGAAGGCGGGGCTGTCCGACTACGTTCTGAAGTTGCCCAAATATTACAACCGTCTGCCCGCTGCGGTGCAGTTAGCCTTAGAACGAGCCGAAACTCAGCGAAGAGCCGCTCGTCTGGAAGCGCATCGGCAAGCTTTGAGCGAGGTATCGCGAGCTTTTGCTGAGAAAATTCCGGAATTTCAAGCAGTTCTAGAACTGGTCAGTCAGCAAATAGCTCAGCGACTGGGAAATCTGTGCGTAGTTCGCATCCTATCAGATGATGGAAAGTACCTCAACCCGGTAGCAATTTATCATCCAAACCCAGAAGCCCTCGCCTGCTTGCAAGAAACCCTCGCCACCGAGGCACACCGCGTTGATGAGGGTTTGACGGGTCGGGTCTTTAAAACGGGCGAGACGCTACTGATTCCAGTCGTGTCGCCAGAGGAGATACAACCTTTGCGCGAGTCAAAGTATTTGCCCTACTTAGAGCGCTTTGGGATGTACAGCATTTTGATCGCACCCTTAGAGGTACGAGGTCGGCGGATTGGGACTTTATTCGTTTCGCGCGATCGCCCCGGATATTCCTATACTCGTGATGACCAATTCTTTCTGCAAGACCTCGCGGATCGGGCTGCTTTGGCAATTGACAATGCCCGACTCTACCGGGAAGCTCAGGAAGCCAACCACCTCAAGGACGAGTTCCTGGCAACCCTGTCTCACGAACTCCGCACCCCCCTGAACTCTATCCTCGGATGGGCAACGCTACTCCGCAATCAGAAGCTAACTCCCACTGTTATCAGTCGTGCCCTTGAGAGTATTGAGCGCAACGCCAAGGCGCAGGTAAAACTCACCGATGAAATTCTAGATGTCTCGCGGATTATTCGGGGCAAGCTACACCTGAATATTCGCTCGATCGAGCTGATACCTATCATTGATGAAGCGATTAATATCTTGCGTCCGGCAGCGGATGCCAAGGGGATTCGAGTCAAGGCGGTACTAGACCGCTCAGTTGGCTTGGTCGCTGCCGATCCAGATCGCTTGCAGCAAGTCGTTTGGAATCTACTCTCCAACGCCATCAAGTTCACATCAGAAGGCGGGCAAATTGAGGTGCGGCTGGAGAGGGTTGAAGGAAAACTTGAAGAAAAAGTTGAAGTGCAACCCACGAACTCTCCACCTAATAACCCGCAACCTTCAACTTTCTTTGCCCAAATCCAAATTAGCGACACAGGCATGGGCATTAGCCCCGACTTTCTGCCCTATGCGTTTGACCGCTTTCGTCAAGCTGACGCGAGTACCACGCGATCGCATGGAGGATTAGGACTCGGATTAGCGATTGTGCGTCACTTGGTGGAATTGCACGGTGGCACCGTTCGTGCTGCCAGTCTCGGAATCGGGCAGGGAGCAACGTTTACAGTGCTTCTACCACTTTTTGATAAAAGTCGAGAAACCGAGGGGCAGGAGCGCCAGGGGGCAGAGGAGCCGGGGAGCGGGGAAGCTAAGGAGAAGGTAGCACAAGCACCTCAACTCCTGAGCGGATTGCAGGTTCTAGTTGTGGATGATGATACGGATACACGCGAATTGATCGCCCTCGTGCTTGAAGAGTCTGGGGCGAAAGTGAAAGCGATCGCATCCGTAGCCGAGGCGTTAGAAGTCCTTCGTAGCTGGCAGCCCGATTTGCTGGTGAGTGATATTGGAATGCCAGAGGAAGATGGCTA
The Coleofasciculus sp. FACHB-T130 genome window above contains:
- a CDS encoding response regulator, with product MLNASNYTILLVEDDSNDIFLIQRAFRKANLLNPLQVVENGEAAVFYLAGEPPYTDRDRYPLPVLILLDLKLPRKSGLEVLEWLRQQPDLKRLPVVVLTSSEENRDINQAYDLGANSYLVKPVAFEALLDMVKTLNSYWLIFNQKPKLEES
- a CDS encoding response regulator; this translates as MSQTLRILLIDDNPDDRLLAARQLSRAFSDLQIQEIAEINGLNQALAADGFDAVVTDYQLRWSDGLQVLRAVKDRYPDCPVVMFTNTGSEEIAVEAMKAGLSDYVLKLPKYYNRLPAAVQLALERAETQRRAARLEAHRQALSEVSRAFAEKIPEFQAVLELVSQQIAQRLGNLCVVRILSDDGKYLNPVAIYHPNPEALACLQETLATEAHRVDEGLTGRVFKTGETLLIPVVSPEEIQPLRESKYLPYLERFGMYSILIAPLEVRGRRIGTLFVSRDRPGYSYTRDDQFFLQDLADRAALAIDNARLYREAQEANHLKDEFLATLSHELRTPLNSILGWATLLRNQKLTPTVISRALESIERNAKAQVKLTDEILDVSRIIRGKLHLNIRSIELIPIIDEAINILRPAADAKGIRVKAVLDRSVGLVAADPDRLQQVVWNLLSNAIKFTSEGGQIEVRLERVEGKLEEKVEVQPTNSPPNNPQPSTFFAQIQISDTGMGISPDFLPYAFDRFRQADASTTRSHGGLGLGLAIVRHLVELHGGTVRAASLGIGQGATFTVLLPLFDKSRETEGQERQGAEEPGSGEAKEKVAQAPQLLSGLQVLVVDDDTDTRELIALVLEESGAKVKAIASVAEALEVLRSWQPDLLVSDIGMPEEDGYALIGKMRTLEEKTGKQIPALALTAYAREEDKNRALKAGFQMYQSKPVEPDDLVAAVALLAGCAG